CCATGGAACAATAAGACAACTAGGGTCTTGCGTTATCACATGAAATGTTCTTGATCATGAGCGGGTTTTTCCGTACAATACAATGTATTGCATAAGCTCACCAAAAGCTCGCCGACAGCACTGCGCGACACGAACGCCCGATCCCGTTGGGCGATCTGATTTGATGATACTACAAAATTATATTGACGATTTATCTCTCATGTGGTATGGTCATGGCACGCACGGGGCCGTCAACCGACAAGGAACGAGGATGAGCGTGATGCGAGTGCTGGGTGTGGCCGCGATCATGGGCCTGATAGGGATGGGCGCATGTGGGGCGGCGGAGGAGCTGCCGCCGCGGCAGGAGGGAGCCGCGTATGTGACGGTCGCGGAGGTCAAAGCGCAGCTGGAGGCCGCGACACCGGTGACGTTTCTCGATGTGCGCGAGGCGGATGAATTTGCCGCCGGCCATCTCGAGGGGGCGCGCAACATTTCGTATGACCAGGTGGCGTCCATCACCGCGGAACTGCCGAACGATCAGCCCATCATCCTCTATTGCATACACTCCGCGCATCGAGCACCCGAGGCCGCCAAGACG
The DNA window shown above is from Candidatus Omnitrophota bacterium and carries:
- a CDS encoding rhodanese-like domain-containing protein, which produces MSVMRVLGVAAIMGLIGMGACGAAEELPPRQEGAAYVTVAEVKAQLEAATPVTFLDVREADEFAAGHLEGARNISYDQVASITAELPNDQPIILYCIHSAHRAPEAAKTLAGLGFAKAVVLEGGIVAWQAGGQTIRANDLAAVPTILQKTDRCAVLGEANGVKTKVPQL